A stretch of the Neorhodopirellula lusitana genome encodes the following:
- a CDS encoding biotin/lipoyl-binding protein, translated as MTAAPTSEPFLFSPGGDAGGATGTQSPRVEAAHQRSATGGGSAEAMVHQARQEIAQIVREVASAQRSTGGRDRYLRFLADRVMRAMAAHGVVIWRATDEGSRFRCIGKTQADRRYRDTQYFPEHRLGTVTDQPFDETEAAVHDCLLVEIAAGGEPAVVPPTPGASNREVPANPATHPAAIVPVQVDPNAALPTCLIEVFLEPGGSPNSQRGALRFLAQMADLAGEYLRSDQLRTLTRRLKSIEDCVRAVDPMQSLSTTREVENAWVDAAASVLAVPRVALCRVDRGRPKIVAVSHIDRIDQHSDAAERIRAAAEQGIQSRGPIAFAAIDEDGNAAIERVPVDAPDAESSQQMERREGGDRRKAAGSNEPDDTKPVQPIGVAALHEDSRWRMVLLDRMSGSDSILDAEKAALLERLLIGAEQAWTAAYRVEVIPGGRWWTRLTAVPSITASPGTGLQTRKESGVDVRHRFGVGPFRRRITLSVAIALTAGLLMWVPIPLTVPATGVIRPLEIDGYHSGFDATVQSIDVEHGQRVQRGDVLATLHSRSLTEQQTTLLGRRSVLVERRGQLNRNLMSAPDSGKLAGQSSGDEVNEEIASIDQQLAIISEGLEQLVLRARRDGRVDAWRVRERLAHRPLRRGDTVLNVIADQTEWVVDATVAQARVRHVDLAMQAGTLQADVATRWSPEQVQMTDRGHFGPVVTDPVDGTRGVIFRMPLSESPELGDQPLAETPARVAIRCGRTSIGQFLFEDVLTWVRTRAGMYL; from the coding sequence GTGACAGCGGCTCCGACCAGCGAACCGTTTCTCTTTTCGCCAGGCGGTGATGCCGGTGGGGCTACCGGTACGCAATCGCCCAGGGTCGAGGCCGCTCATCAGCGTTCTGCGACTGGAGGTGGATCCGCTGAGGCGATGGTCCATCAGGCTCGGCAAGAGATCGCCCAAATTGTTCGTGAAGTTGCTTCGGCTCAACGCAGCACGGGCGGACGAGATCGCTATCTGCGGTTCCTGGCTGACCGCGTCATGCGGGCGATGGCGGCACACGGTGTGGTGATTTGGCGGGCGACGGATGAAGGGAGCCGGTTCCGCTGCATCGGGAAAACCCAAGCTGACCGGCGGTACCGTGATACTCAGTACTTTCCCGAACACCGTCTCGGTACGGTTACCGATCAGCCGTTCGATGAAACCGAAGCTGCGGTCCATGATTGTTTACTCGTTGAGATCGCGGCCGGTGGTGAGCCAGCGGTGGTCCCGCCGACCCCGGGGGCGTCGAATCGAGAAGTCCCCGCGAATCCAGCGACTCATCCGGCGGCCATTGTTCCTGTTCAAGTCGATCCGAACGCGGCCTTGCCAACTTGCTTGATCGAAGTGTTCTTGGAACCGGGTGGCAGTCCCAATAGCCAACGGGGTGCGTTGCGGTTCTTGGCTCAGATGGCTGACCTGGCTGGTGAGTACCTACGTTCGGATCAATTGCGAACATTGACACGGCGATTGAAGTCGATCGAGGATTGTGTTCGGGCAGTTGACCCCATGCAGTCACTCTCGACGACTCGCGAAGTTGAAAACGCATGGGTTGATGCAGCTGCTTCGGTCCTGGCGGTGCCTCGCGTTGCGTTGTGCCGCGTTGACCGGGGGCGTCCTAAGATTGTGGCGGTCAGTCATATTGACCGGATCGATCAGCACAGCGACGCGGCGGAGCGGATTCGGGCTGCGGCTGAGCAAGGGATCCAATCACGGGGACCCATTGCGTTCGCCGCCATCGACGAAGATGGCAACGCGGCGATCGAGCGAGTGCCAGTCGATGCACCGGATGCGGAATCGTCGCAGCAGATGGAACGACGTGAGGGTGGTGATCGACGCAAGGCTGCTGGCTCAAACGAACCGGACGACACGAAACCGGTTCAGCCGATTGGTGTGGCGGCGCTGCATGAGGATTCACGTTGGCGGATGGTGTTGTTGGATCGGATGAGCGGATCTGATTCAATCTTGGATGCCGAAAAGGCTGCTTTGTTGGAGCGTTTGCTGATCGGTGCAGAGCAAGCATGGACGGCGGCTTACCGGGTCGAGGTGATTCCGGGCGGTCGATGGTGGACGCGATTGACGGCTGTTCCATCGATCACGGCCTCCCCTGGCACGGGACTGCAAACAAGGAAAGAGAGCGGCGTCGATGTCAGGCACCGTTTCGGTGTGGGACCGTTTCGACGTCGAATTACGCTGAGTGTTGCGATCGCATTGACAGCGGGATTGCTGATGTGGGTACCGATTCCGTTGACTGTTCCAGCGACGGGCGTCATTCGTCCGCTGGAGATTGATGGGTATCATTCGGGATTTGATGCGACGGTGCAGTCGATCGACGTGGAGCACGGCCAGCGGGTCCAACGCGGCGATGTGTTGGCGACATTGCATTCTCGATCCTTGACGGAGCAACAGACAACGCTTTTGGGACGCCGATCGGTCTTGGTCGAACGCCGCGGTCAGTTGAATCGCAATCTGATGTCGGCACCGGATTCAGGAAAGTTGGCGGGCCAGTCGAGCGGTGACGAGGTCAACGAGGAGATCGCGTCGATCGATCAACAGCTTGCGATCATTTCGGAAGGATTGGAACAGCTCGTCTTGCGTGCCCGACGGGATGGTCGGGTCGATGCGTGGCGAGTGCGAGAGCGACTGGCCCATCGTCCACTGCGACGTGGTGACACGGTGTTGAACGTGATCGCGGACCAAACCGAGTGGGTGGTGGACGCAACCGTGGCGCAGGCTCGCGTGCGGCACGTCGATCTTGCCATGCAGGCCGGAACGTTGCAGGCGGATGTTGCGACACGCTGGTCACCCGAACAAGTTCAAATGACCGATAGAGGCCACTTCGGCCCGGTCGTGACCGATCCGGTTGATGGAACACGCGGGGTTATCTTCCGGATGCCTTTGTCTGAATCACCTGAGCTGGGTGATCAACCGTTGGCCGAAACGCCGGCGCGGGTAGCGATCCGGTGCGGCCGGACGTCGATTGGTCAATTCCTTTTTGAAGATGTGCTGACATGGGTTCGAACGCGAGCTGGGATGTACCTATGA